A genome region from Candidatus Zixiibacteriota bacterium includes the following:
- a CDS encoding zf-HC2 domain-containing protein — protein sequence MMKNQCTNPKLGEMIHAYELNALSEEKRDQFEIHLLECESCFEEVRSFEARADIILNDPEVRRDLKAAAVETSGENIRTGIFRRFLWPEAPFILRPAVAFILILLLLYPAYLGLRRSSNQLARPVVSVGLFPTRSNGIEAVSVTPGMDLVVSFVYHGATPGTVYRVNISDESGLLVFHDDNYSDFDRYEIGNVLVPGRYLHPGKYVVTIAETGGKRTDGRQVYEFRIEIENK from the coding sequence ATGATGAAAAACCAATGCACTAATCCCAAATTGGGGGAAATGATTCATGCCTATGAGCTGAACGCGCTTTCGGAAGAAAAACGAGATCAGTTCGAGATACATTTGCTGGAATGTGAGTCCTGTTTCGAGGAGGTCCGATCTTTCGAGGCCAGAGCCGATATTATCCTGAATGATCCTGAGGTTCGACGCGATTTGAAAGCGGCGGCCGTTGAAACATCCGGTGAAAATATCCGCACCGGTATTTTCAGACGATTTCTCTGGCCTGAGGCGCCTTTTATCTTGCGACCCGCCGTGGCTTTTATATTGATACTGCTGCTTCTCTATCCCGCCTATCTCGGATTAAGGCGCAGCAGCAACCAATTAGCCCGGCCGGTGGTGTCGGTGGGATTGTTTCCCACCCGTTCTAACGGTATTGAGGCAGTTTCCGTTACGCCGGGGATGGACTTGGTGGTGTCTTTTGTCTATCATGGGGCAACACCCGGAACCGTTTACCGGGTCAATATTTCCGATGAATCGGGCCTTCTGGTTTTTCATGATGATAACTATTCCGATTTCGATCGCTATGAAATCGGAAATGTGCTGGTGCCGGGAAGATATCTTCATCCCGGGAAATATGTGGTAACGATAGCCGAAACCGGAGGGAAGAGGACCGACGGACGGCAGGTGTACGAGTTCCGGATTGAGATAGAAAATAAGTAA
- a CDS encoding RNA polymerase sigma factor, producing MNQLVQQAAKGDKLAEERLFRHLHARFVFLARKRIGLDYAEDVAQEACMIIIQKLKSHEKPPNFEAWAYMILRNSIGNYLKKSMVRQNRIGAGDYVDHPDKVHVSDPDYDLRPLLIECLRKLVSIFPRYARVLNLIHHGYETDEICLRLKVKPNHLYVILNRSRKMLNRCMDKREAG from the coding sequence GTGAATCAATTGGTACAGCAGGCGGCCAAGGGTGATAAATTGGCCGAGGAAAGACTTTTCCGGCATTTACATGCCCGATTTGTCTTTCTGGCAAGAAAACGAATAGGTTTGGATTACGCCGAAGACGTGGCGCAGGAAGCCTGTATGATTATCATTCAGAAACTGAAATCGCATGAAAAACCGCCGAATTTCGAAGCCTGGGCTTATATGATTCTCAGAAACAGTATCGGTAATTATCTTAAAAAAAGCATGGTTCGCCAGAACCGGATAGGGGCGGGCGATTATGTCGATCATCCCGATAAGGTTCATGTTTCCGATCCCGATTATGATTTGCGGCCGCTCCTGATCGAGTGCCTTAGGAAACTGGTATCGATATTTCCGCGCTATGCCAGGGTGTTGAATCTTATTCACCATGGCTATGAAACCGATGAAATCTGCCTGCGGCTGAAGGTCAAACCCAACCACCTATATGTTATTTTAAATCGAAGCCGTAAAATGCTGAACAGGTGCATGGATAAAAGAGAGGCTGGATGA
- a CDS encoding VCBS repeat-containing protein: MLNRASTLRLIVAVIAAWGLFMTVSGFSFEINYEINNDYLQSMLNEPNPANLAQASAGLSELRQVLLPPDHRATTLNVNNVVIAYEITAADIEEIEEILPHEPITLAGSGRLARYNLATIICNPVYFDETSGNIMVVSGLSFDLESEPAKFDAQPRITTVASDRFVADNCLGYSENITAYLTLSTPRLKSDMAASLFPDLIDNTVPFVIITAPEMVSEFETYADYKTLQGYYTKVVDLDWIAENFAVGAETPDYVREFIRFAYQNWGTQYILLGASHEILPTKLIWSDKLGGDYIPSDYYYACLDGDWNENLDEYIGLVADNVDYLPEVFVGRLPVSTPSEVTNYFNKLQQYETDTQFSGYQQKSLYMGSYVSYKGDSEWIIDELDALTPSGYTPTKFLEFIGDEEQEYTKQDLIDAFNSGCSVFFAYGHSSNVDNFIIRKYYERVSFTNADADLLTNYGMYPIFSTVTCHNNDITHDCLSIHLINNPIGGAIGYIGAPARDAGYASFRYHTQMFENAYQSPVAMTIGEMTTMAHLVNASRGADIDGLSRQALLSYMYIGDPTLYVWSDAPSQFEIACPTSVAKGEQTIQITVTDNTVPVEGAMVALRYKDFFHGTALTNASGIASFTLEISSNDDITVGVTKRNYWHATRTIQVDDNTSFATLEGVSYLDDSTAVSAGNGNGMIEAGEQIAMAFTLTNTGTTDLENVVLYLANTNSDITVNTPYLMVSSIGAGETIVTDYTINFTVSETISDIQYLSGPYLEIMSNWVVIDFPLTIPIGGGVPEIGGYTIDDSEFGNDDGCLGGFEDIDFTVTVNNIGKGVLEEVWGRLIPDDPYWAIFDPGIDSIFFGDIPPMSTVTGDPFEFYFVTGDTLATYTLEFHDFYNNIYPLPIVAHCNTAVIDSILFRCYPDKIYLTWYHEDNSELSGYNLYRRTTTSAFVKVNELPITGATYYIDEGLEANTTYFYKVELLHQDMGQGPISEEYETATNPLMPNFWPGEQSSYTSAPLIAPIEPSYYYRTTFVGHQNNIYWFNCVGAPKSETCPIYAALDADASLAWSTLSGEDVNNDGKYDLFATSSGTDHKIYAFQNNGNSSGGSALSGWPVSLPENHNSMFCPVTIADVDHDGYYELFTVTYKGAVCAMNHDGTPLIGSTIDFYQMPDTCSTYSGVALGDLTGDGQLELVVTGRVDGNGLHYRYVYAFDLSGDLLPNFPVSVASSGLLSTPLLANFDVTDEGLEILVNNAMDNLYIIDADGSVIFDWPEEPFGSEEIWYSITMPSVIDVNDDGVLEIVGIIHDQLFIIDQAGNFIDGWPKTLRNIVVTDFVNNPMVGDIDGDGDFEIVLNYGSSTYAYEINGDQVPGFPISDGAGGIPALTPMISYDDLHLVCAGDEVKVWDLEETYAGAEFAWPVYGHDSHRTHNILGTKPFLYSFSCPSSIVYSHSTTVSATVLEYDERWGDELTYVWSAVRGTITGSGPSVTYNAPSYTCTDYVTLKVYDKGGNTVIKKRTISVTTGSSGGSCPFVYVKTSEGFVVDNTILTQSEDPANRGQIVTDFYKLQYYPEVTNGSIDLDVREIEFERSYLDRLSLLLVEVPDDLDLAFSSNGDNAYISPEAQCLSTVTTDEADITDLVTLYDSETYIGYGPLYINVNIPEDADYDDLLVNVHLNKESANNDGTGTKLSHIINKPNGLTDTFTPMKLMVSSEKDGILELAAAPRVYPSTISYKIPRDFVRDGMITLSWQTKLDIDRIEITPALRKEVIIREIMPHSASFNDNEIDPNDILSADGKFVNLMPTDIIRLTFTDIPDAPVGYHYEFVFRSTGYYTSFDDQQDHTMLPETPELFQNYPNPFNPITVIPFSLPQTGKVRIDVINILGQHVRTLWDDEASAGYNTVQWNSRNDSGSPVASGIYFVRLQYAEHVRTMCLQLVK; encoded by the coding sequence ATGCTTAACAGGGCATCTACCCTGAGGCTGATTGTCGCCGTTATCGCCGCCTGGGGGCTATTCATGACGGTCAGTGGATTCTCATTTGAAATCAATTATGAGATCAATAACGATTATTTACAGTCAATGCTGAATGAACCGAACCCGGCTAATCTGGCGCAGGCTTCTGCCGGCCTGTCGGAATTACGGCAGGTTCTCCTGCCGCCCGACCATCGAGCCACCACCCTCAACGTCAACAATGTTGTGATTGCATATGAAATCACGGCCGCGGATATTGAGGAAATCGAGGAAATTCTTCCTCATGAACCGATTACTCTGGCCGGATCAGGCCGCCTGGCCCGGTACAACCTGGCCACCATTATATGTAATCCGGTCTATTTCGACGAAACCAGCGGTAATATTATGGTAGTCTCCGGCCTGTCATTTGACCTTGAAAGCGAACCGGCCAAATTCGACGCCCAGCCGCGGATAACCACGGTTGCCTCGGACCGCTTCGTGGCCGATAACTGCCTCGGCTACAGCGAAAACATCACCGCCTACTTGACTCTGTCAACCCCGCGCCTGAAAAGCGATATGGCGGCCTCGCTTTTCCCCGATCTGATTGATAATACCGTTCCCTTTGTTATCATAACCGCCCCGGAAATGGTATCCGAATTTGAAACTTATGCCGATTACAAAACTCTCCAAGGCTACTATACCAAAGTCGTCGATCTCGATTGGATCGCCGAAAACTTTGCCGTCGGGGCCGAAACCCCTGATTACGTCCGCGAGTTCATCAGGTTCGCTTATCAGAACTGGGGAACTCAGTACATCCTTCTGGGAGCAAGCCATGAAATTCTCCCGACCAAACTGATCTGGTCGGATAAACTCGGCGGCGACTATATTCCATCCGATTATTATTATGCCTGTCTTGATGGCGACTGGAATGAAAATCTCGATGAATATATCGGATTGGTGGCTGATAATGTCGATTATTTACCGGAAGTTTTTGTCGGCCGTCTTCCGGTTTCGACACCTTCGGAAGTTACCAATTATTTCAATAAACTGCAGCAGTATGAAACCGACACCCAGTTTTCAGGCTACCAGCAAAAATCCCTTTATATGGGTTCCTACGTCAGCTATAAAGGCGATTCCGAATGGATTATCGATGAACTGGATGCTTTGACACCGTCCGGTTATACCCCCACAAAATTCCTCGAATTCATCGGTGACGAGGAGCAGGAATATACCAAACAGGATCTTATCGACGCCTTCAATTCGGGATGCAGCGTTTTTTTTGCGTATGGCCATTCCAGCAATGTCGACAACTTCATTATCCGCAAATATTATGAGCGGGTTTCCTTCACCAATGCTGATGCCGACCTTCTGACCAACTACGGGATGTATCCCATATTTAGCACCGTCACCTGTCATAATAATGATATTACCCATGATTGCCTTTCAATACATCTGATCAACAATCCCATCGGAGGCGCCATCGGTTATATCGGGGCTCCGGCCCGTGATGCCGGTTATGCCTCCTTCCGCTATCACACCCAGATGTTCGAAAATGCCTATCAATCCCCGGTCGCCATGACCATCGGGGAAATGACCACCATGGCCCATCTGGTCAATGCCAGCCGCGGTGCTGATATCGACGGGCTTTCGCGTCAAGCCCTGCTGTCTTATATGTATATTGGTGACCCGACCCTCTATGTCTGGTCGGACGCGCCCTCTCAATTCGAAATCGCCTGCCCGACCTCAGTGGCCAAAGGCGAGCAAACTATTCAGATCACGGTCACCGATAATACCGTCCCGGTGGAGGGAGCCATGGTGGCCCTTCGCTACAAGGATTTTTTCCATGGGACGGCCCTGACCAACGCCTCGGGGATAGCATCATTCACCCTGGAAATATCCTCCAATGATGACATCACCGTCGGTGTCACTAAACGCAACTACTGGCACGCCACAAGAACCATCCAGGTTGACGACAACACCTCTTTTGCCACTCTCGAAGGTGTCTCGTATCTCGATGATTCCACAGCTGTTTCGGCCGGAAACGGTAACGGCATGATCGAGGCCGGCGAACAGATCGCCATGGCTTTTACCCTGACCAATACCGGTACCACCGACCTTGAAAATGTTGTTCTCTATCTGGCCAATACCAATTCGGATATAACTGTCAATACGCCATACCTCATGGTCAGTTCCATCGGTGCCGGCGAAACCATTGTCACAGATTACACCATTAATTTTACTGTCTCCGAAACCATCAGCGATATTCAATATCTCTCGGGACCTTATCTGGAAATCATGTCTAACTGGGTTGTCATTGATTTCCCGCTGACCATCCCGATCGGCGGCGGCGTCCCCGAAATAGGCGGTTATACTATTGATGACTCCGAATTCGGAAACGATGACGGCTGCCTGGGTGGCTTCGAAGATATCGATTTCACCGTGACCGTTAACAATATCGGTAAGGGTGTTCTCGAGGAGGTCTGGGGTAGACTGATCCCTGATGATCCTTACTGGGCGATATTTGATCCGGGTATAGATTCAATCTTCTTCGGTGATATCCCCCCTATGAGCACGGTCACCGGTGATCCCTTTGAATTTTATTTTGTCACCGGTGACACGCTGGCCACTTATACTCTTGAATTTCACGATTTCTATAACAATATTTACCCGCTGCCGATTGTCGCTCACTGCAATACAGCCGTCATCGACAGTATTCTTTTCCGTTGTTATCCGGATAAAATATACCTCACCTGGTACCATGAGGATAATTCCGAGCTGTCCGGGTACAACCTCTATCGGCGAACAACTACAAGTGCTTTTGTCAAGGTCAATGAATTGCCGATAACCGGCGCGACCTATTATATCGATGAAGGCCTGGAGGCCAATACCACCTATTTTTACAAAGTGGAATTGCTCCATCAGGATATGGGCCAGGGACCGATTTCCGAAGAATATGAAACGGCCACCAACCCGTTAATGCCGAATTTCTGGCCGGGTGAGCAGTCCTCATACACTTCCGCTCCCCTGATCGCCCCGATTGAACCTTCATATTATTACCGGACAACTTTTGTCGGCCATCAGAATAATATCTACTGGTTTAACTGCGTCGGGGCACCCAAATCGGAAACTTGTCCGATTTATGCCGCTCTCGATGCCGACGCCTCCCTGGCCTGGAGTACGCTTTCGGGCGAGGATGTCAACAATGATGGCAAGTACGATCTTTTTGCCACTTCCAGTGGAACCGACCATAAAATTTACGCTTTCCAGAATAATGGCAATTCCTCGGGTGGCAGCGCTTTAAGCGGCTGGCCGGTTTCCCTTCCGGAAAACCATAATAGCATGTTCTGCCCGGTTACTATTGCCGATGTCGATCACGACGGCTATTATGAACTTTTCACCGTGACCTATAAAGGCGCCGTCTGCGCCATGAACCATGATGGGACGCCCCTGATTGGATCAACCATCGATTTCTATCAGATGCCTGATACTTGCAGTACCTATTCCGGCGTGGCCCTCGGGGATCTGACCGGCGATGGACAGCTTGAACTCGTTGTCACCGGCAGAGTTGATGGAAACGGTTTACACTACCGCTATGTTTATGCTTTCGATCTTTCAGGTGATCTCCTGCCCAATTTCCCTGTCAGCGTGGCCTCCAGCGGTTTGCTCTCGACGCCGCTACTGGCCAATTTCGATGTCACCGATGAGGGCCTCGAAATCCTGGTCAACAATGCCATGGACAACCTATATATTATCGATGCCGATGGTTCGGTTATTTTCGACTGGCCCGAAGAACCATTCGGTTCGGAAGAGATCTGGTACTCGATTACCATGCCTTCGGTTATTGATGTCAACGATGATGGTGTTCTCGAAATCGTCGGTATCATACATGACCAGCTCTTTATCATCGATCAGGCCGGTAATTTCATCGACGGCTGGCCGAAAACACTACGTAATATCGTCGTCACCGATTTTGTCAATAATCCTATGGTCGGCGATATCGATGGCGACGGGGATTTCGAAATCGTTCTAAATTACGGCAGTAGTACCTATGCCTATGAAATCAACGGTGACCAGGTTCCGGGTTTCCCGATTTCCGATGGCGCCGGCGGAATTCCCGCCCTGACGCCCATGATATCATATGATGACCTTCATCTGGTCTGTGCCGGTGATGAAGTCAAGGTTTGGGATCTTGAGGAAACCTATGCCGGAGCGGAGTTCGCCTGGCCCGTTTATGGCCACGATTCCCACCGGACCCATAATATCCTCGGAACTAAACCTTTCCTGTATTCGTTCAGTTGCCCCAGTTCCATTGTTTACAGTCATTCCACCACCGTCAGTGCTACCGTCCTTGAATACGATGAACGGTGGGGCGATGAACTGACTTATGTCTGGAGCGCTGTTCGGGGAACCATTACCGGTTCCGGTCCATCGGTAACCTATAACGCCCCGAGCTATACCTGTACCGATTATGTCACGCTCAAGGTGTACGACAAGGGCGGCAATACTGTCATCAAAAAACGCACCATTTCGGTGACAACCGGGAGTTCCGGCGGCAGTTGTCCGTTTGTTTATGTTAAAACCTCCGAGGGTTTTGTCGTCGATAATACTATTTTGACTCAGTCGGAAGATCCGGCCAATCGCGGTCAGATCGTGACCGACTTCTATAAATTGCAATACTACCCGGAAGTGACAAACGGCTCAATCGATCTCGACGTCCGCGAAATCGAGTTCGAGCGTTCCTACCTTGATCGTTTATCGCTCCTCCTGGTTGAAGTCCCCGATGATCTCGATCTGGCCTTCTCGTCGAACGGTGATAATGCTTACATTTCACCCGAGGCTCAGTGCCTGTCAACCGTCACCACCGATGAAGCCGATATCACCGATCTTGTGACTCTTTATGATTCGGAAACTTATATCGGTTATGGCCCGCTCTATATCAATGTCAATATTCCCGAGGATGCCGATTATGATGATCTTCTCGTGAATGTCCATCTCAACAAGGAAAGTGCAAATAACGATGGTACCGGAACGAAACTGTCGCATATAATTAACAAGCCCAACGGCCTGACCGACACCTTCACACCCATGAAATTGATGGTGTCTTCGGAGAAAGACGGAATACTGGAACTGGCCGCAGCACCCAGGGTTTATCCATCCACTATTTCCTATAAAATACCCCGCGATTTTGTTCGGGACGGCATGATTACCCTGAGCTGGCAGACCAAACTGGATATCGATCGTATTGAAATCACTCCGGCCCTGCGGAAGGAAGTAATTATACGCGAAATTATGCCGCACTCGGCCTCATTTAATGACAATGAAATTGATCCCAATGACATTCTCAGCGCCGATGGGAAATTTGTCAACCTGATGCCTACCGATATTATCCGGCTGACTTTTACCGACATTCCGGACGCACCCGTTGGGTATCATTACGAATTCGTTTTCCGTTCGACCGGTTATTATACCAGCTTCGATGATCAACAGGATCATACCATGCTTCCGGAAACACCCGAATTGTTCCAGAATTATCCCAACCCATTCAACCCGATCACGGTCATTCCGTTCTCCCTGCCCCAAACCGGCAAGGTTCGTATCGACGTGATCAATATTCTCGGTCAGCATGTCCGAACGCTCTGGGATGATGAGGCTTCGGCCGGTTACAACACCGTTCAATGGAACAGCCGCAACGATTCCGGTTCACCGGTGGCTAGCGGAATATACTTCGTTCGTCTGCAGTATGCCGAACATGTCCGCACCATGTGTCTCCAGCTGGTGAAATAA